One genomic region from Microcystis panniformis FACHB-1757 encodes:
- a CDS encoding Uma2 family endonuclease, with the protein MTLISSKSLTLPEFLSLTAPEGDITYELVDGEAIQKMSPKFFHSRLTGALFLLLDRWNQGRGEVGIEWAIILSKNDRDWCPVPDLLYISPERLGDIPLTDEACPVPPELVIEIISPEQSFSSLSEKAVDYLKAGVSRVWIVDPRAKQITIFYPDAPPAIKKGDDEISDILLPDLTLTPRQIFAKARLS; encoded by the coding sequence ATGACTCTTATATCTTCTAAATCCCTCACTTTACCGGAATTTCTCTCGTTAACCGCTCCCGAGGGCGATATTACCTATGAATTAGTCGATGGAGAAGCTATCCAGAAAATGTCACCGAAATTCTTTCATTCTCGTTTAACTGGTGCTTTATTTCTCCTACTCGATCGCTGGAATCAAGGACGGGGAGAAGTGGGAATCGAATGGGCGATCATTCTCAGCAAAAACGATCGAGATTGGTGTCCCGTTCCCGATCTTCTCTACATTTCCCCGGAAAGGTTAGGAGATATTCCCCTCACCGATGAAGCTTGTCCCGTTCCCCCGGAATTAGTCATCGAAATTATTTCTCCTGAACAATCCTTCAGCAGCCTGAGCGAAAAAGCCGTGGACTACCTAAAAGCGGGAGTCAGTCGCGTCTGGATCGTCGATCCCCGGGCCAAGCAGATCACAATTTTCTATCCCGACGCACCCCCGGCGATTAAAAAAGGCGATGACGAAATTAGCGATATTCTCCTCCCCGATTTAACCCTAACCCCCAGACAAATTTTTGCCAAGGCCCGATTAAGTTAA
- the cas1d gene encoding type I-D CRISPR-associated endonuclease Cas1d produces the protein MGTVYVTREDAFLGKNDERLTVKASKETILDVPLLNVEGVVIFGRGSVSPALVIELLERHIPLSFVTSTGRYLGRLEPEMTKNIFVRRAQWQAAGDSPKAIHLVRGFVRGKLKNYRNILLRRQRDRKELDLQTAIACLEAAIGSIATTSAIDSLRGLEGAGSAAYFSCFDSLILGDTFTFTSRNRRPPRDPVNSLLSLGYALLRHDVQSAINLVGFDPYLGYLHYQRYGRPSLALDLMEEFRAIVVDAVVLNGVNHPYLTPEHFTTEPLSGAVSLTREGLQIFLRLYEQKKQSKFKHPVMGKQCTYQEAFEIQARLMAKYLMDETDKYPPLILK, from the coding sequence ATGGGAACGGTATATGTGACAAGAGAAGACGCATTTCTCGGCAAAAATGACGAGCGTTTAACGGTTAAAGCATCCAAAGAAACGATCCTCGATGTACCTCTATTGAACGTGGAAGGAGTGGTGATTTTCGGACGGGGTTCAGTTTCTCCCGCATTGGTGATCGAATTGTTGGAACGTCATATTCCGCTCAGTTTCGTCACATCCACCGGACGCTATCTCGGTAGATTGGAACCGGAGATGACCAAAAATATTTTCGTTCGTCGAGCGCAATGGCAGGCCGCCGGCGATTCCCCGAAAGCCATTCATTTAGTTCGGGGATTCGTCCGCGGCAAGCTGAAGAATTACCGCAACATTCTACTCCGTCGTCAACGCGATCGAAAGGAGTTGGATTTACAAACGGCGATCGCTTGTTTGGAAGCAGCGATCGGCTCGATCGCAACAACCTCGGCGATCGATTCTCTCCGGGGGTTAGAAGGAGCCGGAAGCGCAGCCTATTTCAGTTGTTTTGATTCCTTAATTCTCGGTGATACTTTTACCTTTACCTCGCGTAACCGTCGCCCCCCGCGAGATCCAGTCAATTCTCTTTTGAGTCTGGGTTATGCGTTATTGCGCCATGACGTGCAGAGTGCGATCAATTTGGTCGGTTTTGACCCCTATCTCGGTTATCTTCACTATCAACGCTATGGTCGCCCCTCGCTGGCACTGGATCTGATGGAGGAATTTAGAGCGATCGTCGTTGATGCCGTGGTTCTCAATGGGGTCAATCACCCTTATCTTACCCCCGAACATTTCACCACCGAACCCTTAAGTGGTGCGGTTTCCTTGACGAGAGAAGGTTTACAGATTTTCCTGCGCTTGTACGAACAGAAGAAACAATCGAAGTTTAAGCATCCAGTAATGGGTAAACAGTGTACTTATCAAGAAGCTTTCGAGATTCAGGCCCGACTAATGGCGAAATATCTCATGGACGAGACGGATAAGTATCCACCTTTGATTTTAAAGTAG
- the cas4 gene encoding CRISPR-associated protein Cas4: MDESDYIPIAALNHYAYCPHRCWRMFVAGEFLDNSYTIEGTNLHQRVHTVGAGNREEIWQIRAIWLKSDNYRLIGKADLIESHDGEFIPVEYKRGSKGEWDNDELQVCAQALCLEEMTGKRLDTGYIYYASSHQRQPVAIDLALRQRAIATIRAVETLIQTGKMPPAIYSPRCKGCSLFDRCLPRLTEKVQRYREED, translated from the coding sequence ATGGATGAATCTGATTACATACCGATCGCCGCTCTCAACCATTACGCCTACTGTCCCCACCGTTGTTGGAGAATGTTCGTCGCTGGGGAATTTCTCGATAATAGCTACACGATCGAGGGAACAAATTTACACCAACGAGTTCACACCGTCGGGGCGGGAAACCGCGAGGAAATATGGCAAATTCGGGCGATCTGGCTCAAATCAGATAATTACCGTCTCATCGGTAAAGCCGATCTGATCGAGTCCCACGACGGTGAATTTATCCCCGTGGAATACAAACGGGGCAGTAAGGGCGAATGGGATAACGACGAGTTGCAGGTGTGCGCTCAAGCTCTGTGTTTGGAAGAAATGACTGGAAAAAGGCTAGATACTGGCTATATCTACTATGCCAGTTCCCACCAGCGTCAACCGGTGGCGATCGATCTTGCTTTACGGCAACGGGCGATCGCTACGATCCGAGCAGTTGAAACCCTGATCCAGACGGGAAAAATGCCCCCGGCGATCTATTCACCCCGCTGCAAGGGATGCAGTTTGTTCGATCGCTGCTTGCCCCGATTAACCGAAAAAGTCCAACGATATCGAGAGGAAGACTAA
- the cas2 gene encoding CRISPR-associated endonuclease Cas2, translated as MYFVVSYDISDDKRRTKIHNTLKSYGQRVQYSVFECDLTDTQYAKLRGRLSKLIKPDTDSIRFYFLCACCRGKVERIGGELPRDNTIFFV; from the coding sequence ATGTATTTTGTTGTCAGTTACGATATTTCCGACGATAAGCGACGAACCAAAATTCACAATACGTTAAAGTCCTACGGCCAACGGGTGCAGTATAGTGTTTTTGAGTGCGATCTAACCGATACCCAGTACGCTAAGCTGCGCGGGCGCTTGAGTAAGTTGATCAAACCCGATACCGATAGCATCCGCTTTTATTTTCTCTGCGCCTGTTGTCGGGGTAAAGTGGAACGTATCGGTGGTGAGTTACCCCGGGATAATACGATTTTTTTTGTTTAG
- the cas5d gene encoding type I-D CRISPR-associated protein Cas5/Csc1, with translation MVHIYSCQLELHDSLYYATREIGRLYESEPVIHNYALCYALGLVNSDSYRYFCSEQIPQYQEHLNPLNEEKIYVTPARAIAHTAVLNTWKYANNNYHVEMEKTQKNIPSFGRAKEIAPESVFECFIISHHPLQLPKWIRLGKWMSKAEVKLTELSLSKQKEDLFIYPYPLNPLDVMFTHQVIGYDVINMPPVSLIRNVRMRGEYYQISDRPDLKIPARLSYRFG, from the coding sequence ATGGTACATATTTATTCCTGTCAATTAGAACTGCACGATAGTCTTTATTACGCAACCCGTGAAATCGGCAGACTCTACGAAAGCGAACCCGTAATTCATAATTACGCGCTCTGTTATGCTTTGGGATTGGTAAATAGCGATAGTTATCGTTACTTCTGTTCCGAACAGATTCCACAGTACCAAGAACATTTAAATCCTCTTAACGAAGAGAAAATTTATGTCACTCCCGCACGGGCGATCGCTCATACGGCGGTTCTCAATACTTGGAAATATGCCAATAATAACTATCATGTGGAGATGGAAAAAACCCAGAAAAATATTCCCAGTTTTGGCAGAGCCAAAGAAATCGCTCCCGAAAGTGTTTTTGAATGTTTTATTATTTCCCATCACCCCCTACAACTTCCTAAATGGATTCGTTTGGGAAAATGGATGAGTAAAGCGGAGGTAAAACTGACAGAACTTTCCCTATCAAAACAAAAAGAGGATTTATTTATTTATCCCTATCCTTTAAATCCTCTCGATGTTATGTTTACCCATCAGGTGATTGGCTACGATGTGATTAATATGCCTCCCGTTAGTTTAATCCGTAATGTAAGAATGCGCGGGGAATATTACCAAATAAGCGATCGCCCCGATCTGAAAATTCCCGCTCGATTGTCCTATCGCTTCGGTTGA
- the cas6 gene encoding CRISPR-associated endoribonuclease Cas6 → MPYSLVLNLTPRSPIYPNFLTGRHLHALFLTLVSSVDQELGKILHAAEADKAFTLSPLQMQSGGKTINSPQWRHEREIAPATPCWWRISLLDDRLFGKLTSLWLNLNPKQPWHLGSADLVITSVLATPQSVQPWANSCTYQYLYENASETNREFDFLFATPVTFRQGKFDSALPTRELVFNSLLNRWNRYSGIPFDSIALESIFPSFFDIQTKLADEAYKNQSFGCVGEIHYRLLGEVEPAKIKAINVLADFALYAGVGRKTTMGMGMTRRIAKEKR, encoded by the coding sequence ATGCCCTACAGTCTCGTTCTCAATCTCACCCCTCGATCGCCGATCTATCCGAATTTTCTCACCGGACGACACCTTCACGCGCTATTCCTTACCCTTGTCAGTAGTGTCGATCAGGAATTAGGGAAAATTCTACACGCAGCCGAGGCAGATAAAGCTTTTACCTTATCGCCACTACAGATGCAATCCGGGGGAAAAACGATAAATTCCCCGCAGTGGCGACACGAACGGGAGATCGCCCCCGCAACTCCCTGCTGGTGGCGGATTTCTCTGCTAGATGACCGATTATTCGGTAAATTAACTTCGCTCTGGTTGAATCTCAATCCAAAACAACCCTGGCATCTCGGTTCCGCCGATCTCGTTATCACTAGCGTCCTCGCCACCCCACAATCGGTTCAACCCTGGGCGAACTCTTGTACTTATCAATACCTGTATGAAAACGCCTCGGAAACGAATCGGGAATTTGATTTCCTTTTCGCTACCCCCGTCACCTTCCGGCAGGGAAAATTCGATAGTGCCTTACCGACGCGGGAACTGGTGTTTAATAGCCTTCTCAATCGTTGGAATCGCTATAGCGGTATCCCCTTCGATTCTATTGCCCTAGAGTCGATTTTCCCCAGTTTCTTCGATATTCAAACGAAATTAGCCGACGAAGCCTATAAAAACCAGTCGTTCGGTTGTGTGGGCGAGATTCACTATCGTCTTTTGGGAGAGGTGGAACCCGCAAAGATTAAAGCGATTAATGTACTGGCGGATTTTGCCCTCTACGCGGGAGTGGGACGGAAAACCACCATGGGAATGGGGATGACTCGCAGAATTGCTAAGGAGAAAAGATAG